A single Anopheles arabiensis isolate DONGOLA chromosome 2, AaraD3, whole genome shotgun sequence DNA region contains:
- the LOC120894339 gene encoding syntaxin-6 codes for MEDPFFVVKDEVFKALNKTRGLYIRWRELNDAHSGGSTAEADWTTTELKNSLRSIEWDLEDLEDTISIVEKNPSKFKIDNRELSSRRYFIDATRDEVKSMKDRMSISRNRDQDITARQPLLDNVESSPQQLQSKNYINNNSIISNGGGVAVLNGNNGTAGGGLHSSSSSTLNCNLNNNSQVNNLNLAETGKHLISSAGAAMASRHSGAKYSKLENNLDDSPSHYVPSASGGTVLDSNSSRFVEDTLATQHRILVGQDEQLDIISDSIGTLKTVSRQIGIELDEQAVMLDEFGNELEQTDSKLDATMKKVAKVLHMSNDRRQWTAIVVLSIALVVVIIIYIIL; via the exons ATGGAAGATCCATTTTTCGTGGTGAAAGA CGAAGTATTCAAAGCATTGAATAAAACACGTGGGTTGTACATTCGCTGGCGTGAACTAAACGATGCACATTCGGGTGGATCAACTGCCGAGGCCGACTGGACAACGACTGAACTGAAGAACTCGCTCCGCAGCATCGAATGGGATTTGGAAGATCTAGAGGACACTATTA GTATTGTAGAGAAAAATCCGAGCAAATTCAAGATCGACAACCGGGAACTTTCCAGCCGCCGGTATTTCATCGACGCCACCCGGGATGAGGTGAAGTCGATGAAGGATCGCATGAGCATCAGCCGCAACCGTGACCAGGACATTACCGCCCGCCAGCCGCTGCTCGATAACGTCGAATCGTCGCCGCAGCAGCtgcaaagcaaaaactacatcaacaacaacagcatcatatcaaacggtggtggtgtggccGTGCTGAACGGCAACAACGGTACCGCCGGCGGTGGGctacacagcagcagctcctccaCGCTCAACTGCAACctgaacaacaacagccaggTGAACAATCTAAATCTTGCCGAAACGGGTAAACATCTGATCAGCTCGGCCGGCGCAGCGATGGCCTCGAGGCACAGTGGGGCGAAGTACTCCAAGCTGGAGAACAACCTCGATGACAGCCCGAGCCACTATGTGCCGTCGGCGTCCGGTGGTACCGTGCTCGATTCCAACTCGAGCCGGTTCGTCGAGGATACGCTCGCAACGCAGCACAGAATTCTGGTCGGACAGGACGAGCAGCTGGACATTATAAGCGATTCGATCGGCACGCTTAAAACGGTGTCCCGCCAGATTGGCATCGAGCTGGATGAGCAGGCTGT CATGCTGGACGAGTTTGGCAACGAGCTGGAGCAAACTGATTCCAAGCTCGATGCTACCATGAAAAAGGTGGCAAAGGTACTGCACATGTCCAACG ACCGGAGACAGTGGACAGCAATCGTAGTTCTATCGATAGCACTTGTAGTTGTGATAATTATTTACATCATTCTCTAA
- the LOC120894341 gene encoding chymotrypsin inhibitor-like, whose amino-acid sequence MRAIFVLLVVAVFAFLGVSAQQPKKCGENEIFQRCGTGCERTCDNGETWDKPCKAACVDKCFCKDGFLRNENGKCVRAWHCNPNL is encoded by the exons ATGCGCGCCATCTTCGTCCTGCTCGTCGTTGCCGTCTTCGCTTTCCTGGGTGTTTCGG CCCAGCAGCCCAAGAAGTGCGGTGAAAACGAAATCTTCCAGCGCTGTGGTACCGGTTGCGAGCGCACGTGCGATAACGGTGAGACCTGGGACAAACCATGCAAGGCAGCCTGCGTTGACAAGTGCTTCTGCAAGGATGGTTTCCTGCGCAACGAGAACGGAAAGTGTGTCCGTGCCTGGCACTGCAACCCCAACCTGTAA
- the LOC120894340 gene encoding chymotrypsin inhibitor Ani s 6-like: MKYVRCISLIAFVALMVTFVHSEDCTVENEEYYSCASPCRRNCTNLGQMLSCTGVCVSGCFCRPGYFRRDDNACVKPWLCSNNSLQNQLTAGNGLDVPH; this comes from the exons ATGAAGTACGTGAGATGCATCTCGTTAATCGCATTCGTTGCGCTGATGGTGACATTCGTCCACAGCGAAG ATTGCACCGTCGAGAACGAGGAGTACTACAGCTGTGCATCCCCGTGCCGCCGAAACTGCACCAATCTTGGGCAAATGTTGAGCTGCACGGGTGTGTGCGTTTCGGGATGCTTCTGTCGACCGGGCTACTTTCGCCGGGACGACAATGCTTGCGTGAAGCCATGGCTATGCTCTAATAATTCGTTGCAAAATCAGCTCACCGCTGGGAACGGCCTAGACGTACCACATTAG
- the LOC120894338 gene encoding selenocysteine-specific elongation factor, translating to MYLNLNIGILGHVDSGKTTLARALSAIASTAAFDKNPQSQERGITLDLGFSALQVELPDHLREQAIAEGYEKLQYTFVDCPGHASLIRTIIGGAQIIDMMLLVIDAEKGIQPQTAECLLIGELTCRKMIVVLNKVDALQDPAQRTKTLDRLRKGIAGVLSKMSFDASPIVAISASTGENVSALVDTMNGKSFMPQRDMALPFMFAVDHCFAIKGQGTVCTGTVLQGRLSVNDEVEIPKLKLQRKVKSIQMFRKSYQTIRQGDRAGICITQFDPKSLERGIVCVPHYVHYVYAAIVPLRSVRYYKRPIKSKAKFHITCGYETVVATVLLFTGESESFSFAQQYEYLEEMVAGANSTQRNVFALLEFETPILACHNALIIGSKLDSDVHAADCRIAFSARLTDVIRDSKYAETVLPEQLQVYKHKSKSGTIQRVVSEHELIAVGLFKKAANNRQAFVGLHITLSSGERGIIEDTFGASGKVKLHFAQPISADVLERLRQKGPTTGGEEAIKVELNFKKFLFRKNVKDKKVVQ from the coding sequence ATGTATCTTAACCTTAATATTGGCATACTGGGCCACGTGGACTCGGGAAAGACAACGTTGGCGAGAGCACTGAGCGCAATTGCTAGTACGGCTGCCTTCGACAAAAATCCCCAGTCCCAGGAACGGGGCATAACACTCGATCTGGGCTTCAGTGCACTGCAGGTGGAGCTACCGGACCACTTAAGGGAGCAAGCGATTGCCGAAGGCTATGAAAAGCTTCAGTACACCTTCGTCGACTGTCCCGGGCATGCTAGTCTGATACGAACCATCATCGGCGGTGCGCAGATCATCGACatgatgctgctggtgatcGATGCGGAGAAGGGCATCCAACCACAAACGGCCGAATGTCTTCTCATCGGTGAGCTGACGTGCCGGAAGATGATCGTGGTGCTGAACAAGGTGGATGCGCTGCAAGATCCGGCTCAGCGTACGAAAACGCTAGACCGACTGCGAAAGGGCATTGCGGGCGTGCTTTCCAAGATGTCGTTCGATGCGTCACCCATTGTGGCCATTTCTGCGTCGACAGGTGAAAACGTTTCCGCGCTGGTAGATACGATGAACGGCAAATCCTTCATGCCGCAGCGCGATATGGCGCTACCGTTTATGTTTGCCGTTGATCATTGTTTCGCCATCAAGGGACAGGGGACCGTCTGTACCGGCACGGTACTGCAGGGCAGGTTGAGCGTGAACGATGAGGTCGAAATACCGAAGTTGAAGCTGCAGCGCAAGGTCAAATCGATACAAATGTTTCGCAAAAGCTACCAAACCATTCGGCAGGGCGACCGGGCTGGAATATGCATTACCCAGTTCGATCCGAAATCGCTGGAGCGTGGCATCGTGTGCGTCCCGCACTACGTGCATTACGTGTACGCGGCAATCGTGCCACTGCGCAGCGTACGGTACTACAAACGACCGATCAAATCGAAGGCAAAGTTTCACATCACCTGCGGGTATGAAACGGTCGTGGCCACGGTGCTACTATTCACCGGTGAAAGCGAATCCTTCTCCTTCGCACAACAGTACGAATACTTGGAGGAAATGGTCGCCGGCGCCAACAGTACGCAAAGGAACGTTTTTGCGCTGCTAGAATTTGAAACACCCATTCTTGCGTGCCACAATGCGCTCATCATTGGTTCGAAGCTAGACAGTGACGTACATGCGGCCGATTGCCGGATTGCATTTTCGGCTAGGTTGACGGACGTCATACGGGATAGCAAGTACGCCGAAACGGTCCTGCCGGAGCAGCTGCAAgtgtacaaacacaaaagcaaaagcgGCACGATACAGCGTGTAGTCAGCGAGCATGAGCTGATCGCGGTGGGACTGTTTAAAAAGGCAGCCAACAACCGGCAAGCATTCGTGGGGCTGCACATAACACTGTCCAGCGGTGAGCGTGGCATCATTGAGGACACTTTCGGTGCGAGTGGGAAGGTGAAGCTGCACTTTGCGCAACCCATTTCGGCCGACGTTTTAGAGCGATTGCGACAGAAGGGTCCAACGACGGGCGGCGAGGAAGCGATCAAAGTGGAACTTAACTTCAAAAAGTTTCTGTTtcgtaaaaatgtaaaagacAAGAAAGTGGTTCAATAA
- the LOC120894438 gene encoding solute carrier family 12 member 8 has protein sequence MPNGTNVDWSRYGLGSDDSSPTERNRVHGQRSGGGGGGFVDLGNEYDYGAGGHHASGRDEIFAEDQGDKPWWRSNFFISQPVLFGTWDGVFTSCLINIFGVIVFLRSGWIVAEAGIMHAILIVFCAVGIALVSVLSAVGICERCRVESGGVYFLIAHTLGSRFGGSLGLLYCFGQAVGCALNVLGFGESIAGLVGLEGNQWAIRGFAIAAVLLLGVINVAGVKWVVKLQFALLIVILMSALDFMVGSFIGEAPEHGFDGWGSGNMGLNLWSAYTEGTSWFTVFGVFFPTITGILSGINMSGDLRAPSTDIPNGTLAALSTSTFLYMVFILFLGATCQRSHLLTDYQIAVQVSAVEFLLLAGIYVSSMSSCLGAMYGTPRVLQSIANENVIPGIGKLGKGRGPNKVPLYAMAVVAGVTTTFIIIGDINTLAPIVTMPFLLTYACIDYSYFALAQTFDIQNNREERFRIQAQSPLYETRNYGATGDYHENNDLDQLFPERTRHKNLGTPSNSPQHVPSNAATSARSQQPNGIPHSSSITSADSEVVFRDGTNSANNANSVSEADDEPIAPIRPPIHSKTKNWYSGFCNRWASLIGAGIKILVMLLVSWVYALICIGTVFIVWFYVGTANPAVKPGLAHEFRFFVWLKNVVFRCFGKRMHDYEQVVVTQTCPNVNLASAQLNEENEDFASRRRYHQTAVVQGRYVDEV, from the exons ATGCCCAACGGGACGAATGTGGACTGGTCCAG GTATGGGCTTGGTAGCGATGATTCATCGCCAACCGAACGGAACCGTGTGCACGGCCAGCGGTCCGgcgggggcggcggcggcttcGTTGATCTGGGCAACGAGTACGACTACGGTGCCGGCGGGCATCACGCGTCCGGGCGGGATGAAATCTTCGCCGAGGATCAGGGCGACAAGCCGTGGTGGAGGAGCAACTTCTTCATCTCGCAGCCGGTGCTGTTTGGCACGTGGGACGGCGTGTTTACCTCCTGCCTGATCAACATCTTCGGCGTGATCGTGTTCCTGCGGTCCGGCTGGATCGTGGCCGAGGCGGGCATCATGCATGCCATCCTGATCGTGTTTTGTGCGGTCGGCATCGCGCTCGTGTCCGTACTGTCGGCCGTCGGTATCTGCGAACGGTGCAGGGTGGAGAGCGGTGGCGTGTACTTTCTCATTGCCCACACGCTCGGCTCGCGGTTCGGTGGCTCGCTCGGGCTGCTGTACTGCTTCGGGCAGGCCGTGGGCTGTGCGCTGAATGTGCTCGGTTTCGGTGAATCGATCGCCGGGCTGGTCGGGCTGGAGGGCAACCAGTGGGCGATTCGTGGCTTTGCCATCGCCGCCGTCCTGCTGCTCGGCGTGATCAATGTGGCCGGCGTGAAGTGGGTCGTTAAGCTGCAGTTTGCGCTGCTGATCGTGATACTGATGTCCGCGCTGGACTTTATGGTGGGCAGCTTCATCGGGGAGGCGCCCGAGCACGGTTTCGACGGGTGGGGATCGGGCAACATGGGACTGAACCTGTGGTCCGCCTACACGGAAGGCACCTCGTGGTTTACCGTGTTCGGTGTGTTCTTCCCGACCATCACGGGCATTCTGTCGGGCATCAACATGAGCGGCGATCTGCGCGCCCCGTCGACGGACATCCCGAACGGTACGCTGGCCGCCCTCAGCACCTCCACGTTCCTGTACATGGTGTTTATACTGTTCCTTGGCGCGACGTGCCAGCGGAGCCACCTGCTGACGGACTACCAGATTGCGGTGCAGGTGTCGGCGGTCGAgttcctgctgctggccgGCATCTACGTGTCGAGCATGTCGTCCTGCCTCGGCGCGATGTACGGTACGCCGCGCGTGCTGCAAAGCATCGCCAATGAGAACGTCATTCCCGGCATCGGCAAGCTCGGCAAGGGACGCGGCCCGAACAAGGTGCCGCTGTACGCGATGGCGGTAGTGGCCGGTGTCACGACCACGTTCATCATTATCGGCGACATTAACACGCTGGCTCCGATCGTCACGATGCCGTTCCTGCTGACGTACGCCTGCATCGACTACTCGTACTTTGCACTGGCGCAAACGTTCGACATACAGAACAACCGCGAGGAGCGGTTCCGGATACAGGCGCAGAGTCCGCTGTACGAGACGCGCAACTACGGCGCGACGGGCGACTATCACGAAAACAACGATCTCGATCAGCTGTTCCCCGAGCGGACGCGTCACAAAAATCTAGGT ACCCCGTCCAACTCACCACAACATGTGCCTTCAAATGCGGCAACGAGCGCACGATCGCAGCAACCAAATGGAATACCTCACAGCTCGTCGATTACCAGTGCCGATTCGGAAGTGGTGTTCCGCGATGGCACCAACAGTGCGAACAATGCCAACTCCGTGAGCGAAGCGGACGACGAGCCTATCGCACCGATTCGACCACCCATTCACTCCAAGACTAAAAACTGGTACTCCGGTTTCTGCAATCGGTGGGCCTCTTTAATTGGG GCTGGCATAAAAATTCTCGTCATGCTGCTAGTAAGCTGGGTGTACGCACTGATCTGCATCGGGACCGTATTTATCGTCTGGTTCTATGTCGGTACGGCGAATCCAGCAGTGAAGCCGGGCCTGGCTCACGAGTTCCGCTTCTTTGTGTGGTTAAAAAATGTCGTTTTCCGTTGCTTTGG AAAACGTATGCACGATTACGAACAGGTCGTAGTTACCCAAACCTGCCCGAACGTAAACCTCGCGTCTGCTCAACtgaatgaagaaaatgaagacTTTGCCTCCCGGCGGCGATACCATCAGACTGCAGTCGTGCAGGGAAGGTATGTGGATGAAGTGTGA
- the LOC120894439 gene encoding mediator of RNA polymerase II transcription subunit 10, giving the protein MTSPLENLENHLEMFIENVRQIRIIVSDFQPQGQNVLNQKIQSLVTGLQEIDKLKNQIDVNVPLEVFDYIDQGRNPQLYTKDCIDKALTKNEEVKGKIDSYRKFKSNLMKELSETFPVEISKYKAIRGDE; this is encoded by the coding sequence ATGACTTCGCCGTTGGAAAACCTGGAAAATCATCTGGAAATGTTCATCGAGAATGTGCGCCAGATCCGCATCATCGTGAGCGACTTCCAGCCCCAGGGCCAGAATGTGCTAAACCAGAAGATACAGTCGCTCGTGACCGGGCTGCAGGAGATCGACAAGCTGAAGAACCAGATCGACGTGAACGTGCCGCTGGAGGTGTTCGACTACATCGACCAGGGGCGCAATCCGCAGCTCTACACGAAGGACTGCATCGATAAGGCGCTCACGAAGAACGAGGAGGTGAAGGGCAAGATTGACTCGTACCGCAAGTTCAAGAGCAACCTGATGAAGGAGCTGAGCGAAACGTTCCCGGTGGAGATCAGCAAGTACAAGGCAATCCGGGGCGACGAATAG
- the LOC120896430 gene encoding survival of motor neuron-related-splicing factor 30, which yields MADDLQNYKLQLQQVEAALLTDPENSELLKLKEDLNEVIELTKDLIKAQQEPEQKKSSYIEPATSSYYEGVSGADKKQPKPAKVWKVGDKCSAKWIEDGQYYDATIESISETGEVNIVFEAYQNRSNTTISELKEPKTRNEVFPANSNKRMRHNQKEYLKKKKMKKIQRFKELEEERECEKNKWLQFTAKSSKKSGGVKPKSIFASPENVNGRVGIGTCGVSGKPMTEFSHGEKYRKGV from the exons ATGGCAGACGATTTGCAGAATTACAAGCTGCAACTACAGCAG GTCGAAGCTGCCCTGCTTACAGATCCGGAGAACTCGGAACTGCTCAAGCTGAAGGAGGACCTGAACGAGGTGATCGAACTGACGAAGGATCTGATCAAGGCGCAGCAGGAACCGGAACAGAAAAAGTCATCGTACATTGAGCCGGCCACCAGCAGCTACTACGAGGGCGTCTCGGGAGCGGACAAGAAGCAGCCGAAGCCAGCGAAGGTATGGAAGGTGGGTGATAAATGTTCTGCTAAGTGGATTGAAGACGGTCAGTACTATGATGCTACCATAGAGTCGATCTCGGAAACGGGCGAGGTGAACATCGTGTTTGAGGCGTACCAGAACCGGAGCAACACCACGATTAGTGAGCTGAAGGAGCCAAAGACACGGAACGAGGTGTTTCCCGCCAACAGTAACAA ACGCATGCGGCACAATCAGAAAGAATAcctgaagaaaaagaagatgaaaaaaatccAGCGATTCAAGGAGCTGGAGGAGGAACGGGAATGCGAGAAGAACAAATGGCTTCAGTTTACCGCCAAATCATCGAAAAAGTCCGGTGGCGTGAAACCGAAGAGTATTTTTGCTTCGCCCGAAAATGTGAACGGCCGGGTCGGTATCGGTACCTGCGGTGTGTCCGGCAAACCGATGACGGAGTTTTCACACGGAGAAAAGTACAGGAAAGGTGTTTAG